CGACGGCCTTATGGATTTCTGTACGGAACTTTTGGAATTTTTGGATCGGGAATTTCATCCTTTCGGTTTCGATCCGAAGAACGTACGGAGAATCTCCGTGGAAAACGCGCTCAAGGAATTTGCGGGTTGCGGAATTTCCAAAGAGGAACTCGATCGTACGATTTCGCTCAACAAACTGAGCGAGATTCCGGCGGAAAAAAGAGCTTACGAAGATTCGTTTTTTATTGTATTCTTAAACTTAGTGGAGGCGCATCTTCCGAAAGGTTTTACTTTTTTATACGATTATCCGCCGGAACTCGCGGCTCTTTCCAAAATCGAATCCGGTTTCGGGAAACGTTTCGAGTTGTATTACGGAAATCTGGAATTGGGAAACGCGTTTCAGGAATTGACCGATCCGATCGAACAGATCTCCCGCTTTCGTTCTGAACAGGAACTCCGAAAGAATTTAGGGAAGGAAGTTTTCGAGATTGATCGCGGTCTGGAACGCGCGCTGGAAGAGGGGATTCCCGAATGTTCCGGAATTTCGATCGGCTTGGACCGGCTTTTGCTTTGTATTCTTGGCGGGAAATCTCTTCGGGAAATCAGTCCATATTACATATTACGCGACCTATAACGCGACTCATAGGAAGCGTGATTGAGTCCGAAGCGGAGTAGCCGGAAATTGCGAAGCGCATTGGGGGCTCTTTGCACAGCAAAGATGTTCGTTATCGACTCAACAATTCCGGTTCTAGAACCGAACTTATAAAAGAGAGTAAAACTTTGGTTGCAGGGAAAGAATTCTTCCCTAAATCTTGGTGCGGCGGGGATCCATGGCGAAAAAAGAGAACTACTACGTAACTATCAAAGGTAGAAAATACGATCGAGAGTTGATTAAACTCGCGGAAGAATTCACTTCCGGTAAACGCGATGGAAGAATTTCGGTTAACGACGCGAAACAACTCTTAAAGGCCGTCAAAGATAACAACAATTATACGGATATCGAAAAACATACGATCGAATACATCCGCGAGAATTATAAATTCACCGAGAAGTCGGACGAATGGTTTCGCACCGAGATCCGCAAGTGGGCCGCAAAAAAAGTCCAAGAATCGAAAAAGAAGGGTGCGGGTTCCGGTTCGTCCGAGTCCATCGTCGTGGACGAGGAAGAAGCTCCGGACGCGAACTTCCCTTCCAGTTGGTCCGAAGACAAGGGCCACGTCTACGAAACTCCCGCGAAAGATTATACGAATTACATTCCGACTCCGTCGGCAAAAGCGCATTTGAAAAAGGACAAAACCGTTCCGATCCTGATCTTTCTGGCGGGGCTTTTGATCCTTACGGGATTGATCTATTTCTTTTGGACCTTATTCTCCAGTGAAAACAAAAACCGTTCCGAGGAATTCGCTCGTTCCAAATCGAAATCCTCGGTAACAAGCGCGGAAAAATCCAAGGGCGAAAAGGAAGAATCTTCCGCGACCGCCTCCGCTTCCACGGCGAAAATCGAGGACGGAAAAGCCGAAACCGCAAAGGGGCCGGTTGCGATTCTCAAATCCAAAGAGGAAAAACAACCCGAGACAAAGTCTTCCTTCTCATGGTTCGGCAAGGAAAACTCCGAAGCTCTTTCTTCCAATCCTAAGTTTCGAGAAGTGGAATCCAAGGTGATCCGCTTTGAAAAGAACAGCATTCAGGTTCACAAAGAATCGAGACCAAGTCTCAACCTGCTTTCTCGTTGGATGAAGGACGATTCTTCGATCCGCGTCAAAATCATCGGTCATACTTCTTTGGAAGGAACCGAAGCGGCGAATCAAAAGGTTTCTCAACTCCGCGCCGAGATGGTCCGCGATTATCTTACGGGGAACGGAATTTCCAAGGATCGTTTCGAGATCGTCGCCAAAGGCGCGAGCGTTCCTATCGGAGACAACTCCAAGGAAGACGGAAAAGAGCAAAACCGCCGCGTCGAACTTAGAATTCGGAACTGAATTAAAAAATCCTATACAAACTACATGCTTGAAAGAGCATGTTTTTATAACTTGTCCCAACCACCAACCTTTCTGAGGCTCGGAAAGTTTGCCGACTCCATTACGCACTCCGGGCTTGTCTAAGGTTCTTGTCCTCCTCGATGAACTTCAGGGCATTCTTGGGGCGGGTAATTATCTACGGAGAAAACAATGGCATTCGATATAGAAATGATTCGCGCCCGATACGCTAAGATCGGGGATCTAGTTACAAAAGCGAGAAACGTCGTTGGAAGACCTCTTACTCTTACCGAAAAAATTCTTTATTCCCATCTCTGGGAAGGCGAACCGAAAGCCGCTTATGAAAAAGGAAAGTCTTACGTAGACTTCGCACCCGATCGAGTCGCGATGCAGGACGCTACGGCTCAGATGGCTCTTCTTCAGTTTATGTCCGCGGGAAGAGACAAGGTTGCGGTTCCGTCTACCGTTCATTGCGATCACTTGATCCAAGCAAAGGACGGAGCGGCCGAAGATTTAAAAACCGCGAACACGGTGAACAAGGAAGTCTACGATTTTCTTTCCTCCGTTTCGAACAAATACGGAATCGGTTTTTGGAAACCGGGTGC
This genomic stretch from Leptospira kmetyi serovar Malaysia str. Bejo-Iso9 harbors:
- the epmA gene encoding EF-P lysine aminoacylase EpmA, producing the protein MKRKIETQMNELSREMLVKRSKFLSAIRRFFEERNYLETDTPFLKAVPSMEPYLDPFLVHSPSKKEKGYLITSPEYSLKEILSKGLERIYEIAHTFRSGEEGSPYHSAEFLMLEFYTVGMKLDGLMDFCTELLEFLDREFHPFGFDPKNVRRISVENALKEFAGCGISKEELDRTISLNKLSEIPAEKRAYEDSFFIVFLNLVEAHLPKGFTFLYDYPPELAALSKIESGFGKRFELYYGNLELGNAFQELTDPIEQISRFRSEQELRKNLGKEVFEIDRGLERALEEGIPECSGISIGLDRLLLCILGGKSLREISPYYILRDL
- a CDS encoding OmpA family protein, which gives rise to MAKKENYYVTIKGRKYDRELIKLAEEFTSGKRDGRISVNDAKQLLKAVKDNNNYTDIEKHTIEYIRENYKFTEKSDEWFRTEIRKWAAKKVQESKKKGAGSGSSESIVVDEEEAPDANFPSSWSEDKGHVYETPAKDYTNYIPTPSAKAHLKKDKTVPILIFLAGLLILTGLIYFFWTLFSSENKNRSEEFARSKSKSSVTSAEKSKGEKEESSATASASTAKIEDGKAETAKGPVAILKSKEEKQPETKSSFSWFGKENSEALSSNPKFREVESKVIRFEKNSIQVHKESRPSLNLLSRWMKDDSSIRVKIIGHTSLEGTEAANQKVSQLRAEMVRDYLTGNGISKDRFEIVAKGASVPIGDNSKEDGKEQNRRVELRIRN